The Molothrus ater isolate BHLD 08-10-18 breed brown headed cowbird chromosome 1, BPBGC_Mater_1.1, whole genome shotgun sequence genome includes a window with the following:
- the PRR15 gene encoding proline-rich protein 15 gives MADSAAATAAPRAGVKGSAGPWWKSLTSKKKHKEAAVAPPHPVASETPADTPSPDGREEQSGPFGSGDAAGTGVGNRRSLRVSHSGRFKERRKVRTSLLADSPEVFDGGGAPGHAAQGPE, from the coding sequence ATGGCGGACAGCGCCGCGGCCACCGCCGCTCCTCGGGCCGGCGTGAAGGGCTCGGCCGGGCCCTGGTGGAAATCGCTGACCAGCAAGAAGAAGCACAAGGAAGCGGCAGTAGCCCCGCCGCACCCCGTCGCCAGCGAGACCCCCgctgacacccccagccccgaCGGCCGGGAGGAACAGTCCGGTCCCTTCGGCAGCGGCGACGCCGCGGGAACCGGAGTCGGCAACCGGCGGAGCCTCCGAGTGTCCCATTCGGGCCGCTTCAAGGAGCGGCGGAAGGTGCGCACCTCGCTGCTGGCCGACAGCCCCGAGGTCTTCGACGGCGGCGGCGCCCCAGGCCATGCCGCCCAAGGGCCCGAGTAG